In one window of Pseudochaenichthys georgianus chromosome 5, fPseGeo1.2, whole genome shotgun sequence DNA:
- the pde12 gene encoding 2',5'-phosphodiesterase 12, with amino-acid sequence MFNRLSAALTLLPRRLLLVSSPRTLTGACRLLGRMNPAVVRCLPGESKLTISFSLYGSHKHMMRDQDEPLGKALARISHGLNKSQGKAKKSKKKKGETPGEAPVLTAVKLYYNGEEVSGMSLNSEAWRDGAVLEVGDVEYSVRRNTPTLTNAELPASLLAEFPVCPNLEIEFGNLEDCEFTWYRENAPNTSTEAAVEVEGQDSEWTQVGCGRVHVPSIQDIGYRLKLRCTPKDGGRSGLPKELLSTAIEAGPGVCTFDNRHAYTLKEAEWPSVRVVSYNILADTYAQTELSKTVLYPYCAPYALQLDYRQNLIKKELAGYNADIICLQEVDKGVFVNSLTPALDAFGLDGVFRTKDRQHEGLATFYRRSKLKLLSSHNISLSEALTSDPIHSALLENLSASTALKQNILKRSTVLQVSVLEDVTKPGRKVCVANTHLYWLPKGGSIRLVQMGVALQHLNHVINEVAPGAPLIFCGDFNSHPDSGVFQLLSEALVPLQHADWSSLGPEESCSMELLSALPPLLSAYGQPAYTNYVGGFHGCLDYIFIQPDSMQVEQVIPLPSHQEVTTYEALPSVAHPSDHIALICDLRWNP; translated from the exons ATGTTTAACCGCCTCTCCGCTGCTCTCACACTTCTCCCCCGCCGCCTACTGCTCGTCTCTTCACCGAGGACTCTGACCGGAGCCTGCCGCCTCCTCGGCAGGATGAACCCCGCCGTGGTGAGGTGCCTCCCCGGGGAGTCCAAACTCACCATCTCCTTCAGTCTGTACGGCAGCCACAAACACATGATGCGGGACCAGGATGAGCCGCTGGGAAAGGCCCTGGCCAGGATATCCCACGGCCTCAACAAGAGCCAAGGAAAGGcgaaaaagtcaaagaaaaagaaaggagagacgCCGGGCGAAGCCCCTGTGCTCACCGCGGTGAAGCTCTACTACAACGGGGAGGAGGTGTCCGGCATGTCGCTGAATTCGGAGGCGTGGCGGGACGGAGCCGTGCTGGAGGTGGGAGACGTGGAGTACTCTGTCCGCAGGAACACTCCCACCTTGACCAACGCAGAGCTCCCCGCGTCCCTGCTCGCAGAGTTCCCCGTCTGCCCCAACCTGGAGATAGAGTTCGGGAACCTGGAAGACTGCGAGTTCACGTGGTATAGAGAAAATGCCCCAAACACAAG CACTGAAGCTGCGGTAGAAGTTGAAGGTCAGGACAGCGAGTGGACACAGGTAGGATGTGGGAGAGTCCACGTTCCGTCCATTCAGGACATCGGCTACAGGCTCAAACTGCGCTGCACCCCTAAAGATGGAGGACGCAGCGGCCTGCCCAAGGAGCTCCTCTCTACGGCAATAGAGGCCGGACCGGGGGTGTGCACGTTCGACAACAGGCACGCGTACACTCTCAAAGAGGCGGAGTGGCCGTCTGTGAGGGTGGTGTCGTACAACATCCTCGCCGACACCTACGCCCAGACAGAACTGTCCAAGACGGTGCTCTACCCGTACTGCGCCCCCTACGCCCTGCAGCTGGACTACAGGCAGAACCTGATCAAGAAGGAGCTCGCCGGGTACAACGCTGACATCATCTGTCTGCAGGAGGTGGACAAAG GGGTGTTCGTTAACAGTCTGACTCCAGCCCTCGATGCCTTCGGTCTGGACGGTGTTTTCAGAACCAAAGACAGGCAGCATGAAGGACTCGCTACATTCTACCGCAG gtCAAAGTTGAAGCTTCTGAGCAGTCATAATATTTCGCTGAGCGAGGCGCTAACCTCTGACCCAATCCACTCTGCGCTGCTGGAGAATCTTTCTGCGAGCACGGCTCTGAAGCAGAACATCCTGAAGAGGTCCACCGTCCTGCAG GTCAGTGTGCTTGAGGATGTGACTAAACCTGGCAGGAAGGTCTGCGTGGCAAACACTCACCTGTACTGGCTCCCCAAAG GAGGGAGCATCCGCTTGGTCCAGATGGGCGTGGCTCTGCAACACCTGAATCATGTGATCAATGAGGTCGCACCTGGAGCCCCTCTGATCTTTTGTGGAGACTTCAACTCACATCCTGACTCGG GTGTTTTCCAGCTGCTCAGCGAGGCTCTTGTTCCTCTGCAGCACGCAGACTGGAGCAGCTTGGGGCCGGAGGAGTCCTGCAGCATGGAGCTGCTCTCTGCCCTCCCCCCTCTGCTGAGCGCCTACGGACAGCCAGCCTACACCAACTACGTGGGAGGATTCCATGGCTGCCTGGACTACATCTTCATACAGCCGGACAGCATGCAG GTGGAGCAGGTGATTCCTCTGCCCAGCCACCAGGAGGTCACCACCTACGAGGCTCTGCCCAGCGTCGCTCACCCCTCAGACCACATCGCCCTGATCTGTGACCTGCGCTGGAACCCCTGA